Proteins encoded within one genomic window of Prauserella marina:
- a CDS encoding MurR/RpiR family transcriptional regulator has translation MPMVSKFPTVSGVDTVEPVEPVAPDGPEFIAETPKGAVERDADASPLVRIRSLLPGLARAEQRVAKVVLEDPSAVARRSITEVALAASTSETTVTRFCKAIGVGGYPQLRIALAADTARTAARSSRNLGGDITMEDDLASVVNKVSFADARAVEETAEQLDVGELERVIDLLAGAGRVDVYGVGASAFVAADLQQKLHRIGRVSFAWSDTHIMLTSAAVLNEGDVAVGISHTGATTDTVEALRVAREHGATTVALTNFPRSPITEVADHVLTTAARETTFRSGATASRIAQLTVIDCLFIGVAQRHMDDAVHALDATRDAVGTHRLGVRPDGRRRPRETGK, from the coding sequence ATGCCTATGGTTAGTAAGTTTCCCACGGTCAGCGGGGTCGACACGGTCGAGCCCGTCGAACCGGTAGCGCCCGACGGTCCTGAGTTCATCGCCGAGACCCCCAAGGGCGCCGTGGAACGTGACGCCGATGCGAGCCCGTTGGTGCGCATCCGTTCGCTGTTGCCTGGTCTGGCAAGAGCGGAGCAACGAGTGGCGAAAGTCGTACTCGAAGACCCTTCGGCGGTCGCCCGCCGGAGCATCACGGAAGTCGCGCTCGCCGCCAGCACCAGCGAGACGACGGTCACCAGGTTCTGCAAGGCGATCGGGGTCGGCGGCTATCCGCAGCTTCGCATCGCGCTCGCCGCCGACACCGCGAGGACCGCCGCTCGCTCGTCGCGCAATCTCGGCGGTGACATCACGATGGAGGACGACCTGGCTTCCGTCGTGAACAAGGTCAGCTTCGCCGACGCGAGAGCGGTCGAGGAAACGGCCGAGCAACTGGATGTCGGCGAACTCGAACGCGTCATCGATCTGCTCGCCGGTGCGGGCAGGGTCGACGTGTACGGCGTCGGCGCGAGCGCCTTCGTCGCGGCCGACCTCCAGCAGAAGCTGCACCGCATCGGCAGGGTGAGCTTCGCGTGGTCCGACACGCACATCATGCTCACCTCGGCCGCTGTACTGAACGAAGGCGACGTCGCGGTGGGCATCTCCCACACGGGGGCGACGACGGACACGGTCGAGGCGCTGCGCGTGGCCCGCGAACACGGCGCCACCACGGTCGCGCTGACCAATTTCCCTCGCTCGCCGATCACCGAGGTGGCCGACCACGTGCTCACGACGGCTGCCCGCGAGACGACGTTCAGGTCCGGCGCGACGGCGAGCCGCATCGCGCAGCTCACCGTCATCGACTGCCTCTTCATCGGCGTCGCGCAACGGCACATGGACGACGCGGTTCACGCGCTCGACGCGACCAGAGACGCGGTCGGCACGCACCGGCTCGGAGTTCGTCCCGATGGCAGGAGGCGGCCACGGGAAACCGGAAAGTGA
- the murQ gene encoding N-acetylmuramic acid 6-phosphate etherase: MEVGAASRRGLGHSSATLPVVHVESPTEQRNPRTVDIDKMSTAGILSAINAEDTRVPQAVRAVLPQLATAVDYAAEALKNGHRVHYVGAGTSGRLAVLDAAELIPTFNIPPDWFVAHHAGGERALRHAVENAEDDERAGAAEVDSTVVAGDFVLGLTASGRTPYVLSALRAAKRAGAGTGLISGNPGAPFPPDLDVLVAVDTGPETIAGSTRMKAGTAQKIILTSFSTATMVKLGRTYSNLMVSMRATNAKLRGRTLRILREATGMSAQDCDAALTEADGDLKVALVRLLAGVDVTTAVEALVRADGHVRNALDSVRARAS, encoded by the coding sequence ATGGAGGTGGGGGCGGCGAGCCGCAGGGGGCTTGGACACAGCTCCGCGACGCTACCGGTTGTCCACGTGGAGTCGCCGACGGAGCAACGCAATCCGCGAACGGTCGACATCGACAAGATGTCGACGGCAGGCATTCTCTCGGCCATCAACGCGGAGGACACTCGCGTTCCCCAAGCGGTGCGCGCGGTTCTGCCGCAGTTGGCGACCGCGGTCGACTACGCGGCCGAAGCTCTGAAGAACGGTCACCGCGTGCACTATGTCGGAGCGGGAACCTCGGGAAGGCTCGCCGTACTCGACGCCGCCGAGCTGATCCCCACCTTCAACATCCCGCCGGACTGGTTCGTCGCCCACCACGCGGGCGGGGAAAGGGCGCTGCGGCACGCCGTCGAGAACGCGGAGGACGACGAGCGCGCCGGCGCGGCCGAGGTCGACTCGACGGTGGTGGCCGGTGACTTCGTGCTCGGACTGACCGCATCGGGCAGAACGCCGTACGTCTTGTCGGCTCTGCGGGCCGCGAAGCGAGCGGGCGCGGGTACCGGCCTGATCTCCGGCAATCCCGGCGCGCCGTTCCCGCCGGATCTCGACGTGCTCGTCGCGGTCGACACGGGGCCGGAAACCATCGCGGGGTCGACGAGAATGAAAGCGGGTACCGCGCAGAAGATCATCCTGACCTCGTTCTCCACCGCGACGATGGTCAAGCTGGGCAGGACCTACTCGAATCTGATGGTCAGCATGCGGGCGACCAACGCGAAACTGCGCGGTCGTACACTGCGGATCCTGCGCGAGGCAACGGGAATGAGCGCACAGGACTGCGATGCCGCACTGACCGAAGCGGACGGTGACCTCAAGGTCGCCCTCGTGCGTCTACTCGCGGGAGTCGACGTCACGACGGCCGTCGAAGCATTGGTGCGCGCGGACGGTCACGTCCGCAACGCGCTGGACTCGGTGCGCGCGCGGGCTTCCTGA
- a CDS encoding oxidoreductase: MTDPLAQLLELDGVAEAAKKAQDAVFAVHRHRANLRDGSATAAEASVRAARASAAVDGADPELPSEGAVSDPLLAGALRVAESLESLLPTWRRAPSQALARMHVLAAADLTDDADALGRPRAAAGVASRLELLGQLTTGATSVPGPVLSAVVHGELLALRAFSSADGVVARAASRLSMVATGFDPKALTVPEVSYYRRLRAYTSAAEAFASGTPDGVREWLLFSCEAFEAGAREATSIAEAAT; the protein is encoded by the coding sequence ATGACCGATCCGCTTGCCCAGTTGCTCGAACTCGACGGCGTCGCCGAGGCGGCAAAGAAAGCGCAGGATGCCGTTTTCGCGGTACACCGGCATCGCGCGAATCTTCGTGACGGTTCGGCGACGGCCGCCGAGGCTTCCGTCCGCGCCGCGAGGGCGTCGGCTGCCGTCGACGGTGCCGATCCCGAACTACCCAGTGAGGGCGCGGTCAGCGATCCGTTGCTCGCCGGTGCGTTGCGCGTCGCGGAATCGCTCGAATCGCTGCTTCCCACCTGGCGCCGTGCCCCCTCGCAAGCGCTCGCCAGGATGCACGTGCTCGCGGCAGCCGACCTGACCGACGACGCCGACGCGCTGGGCAGGCCACGTGCGGCTGCCGGGGTCGCGTCGCGGCTCGAACTACTCGGTCAGCTCACGACGGGAGCCACCAGCGTTCCCGGTCCGGTGCTCTCAGCCGTCGTACACGGCGAATTGCTGGCACTGCGGGCCTTTTCCTCAGCCGACGGCGTCGTCGCGAGAGCGGCGAGCAGGCTCTCGATGGTCGCGACGGGATTCGACCCGAAGGCACTGACGGTTCCCGAAGTGTCCTACTACCGCAGGCTCCGTGCCTACACCTCGGCGGCGGAGGCGTTCGCCTCGGGAACCCCCGATGGCGTGCGGGAGTGGTTGTTGTTCTCGTGCGAGGCGTTCGAGGCAGGGGCTCGCGAAGCGACGAGCATCGCCGAGGCCGCCACCTAG
- a CDS encoding phosphoribosyltransferase family protein, which yields MMAEREELTWDLFGSASRELAEQVADSGFEPDLILSIARGGLFVAGALGYALDVKNLHVMNVEFYTGVNERLDLPVMLPPVPNAVDLAGATVLIADDVADTGATLKLVRDFCADQVADVRCAVVYEKPASTVSCEYVWRRTDRWINFPWSTLPPVVKRTGQVFDA from the coding sequence TTGATGGCGGAGCGTGAGGAGCTCACCTGGGACCTCTTCGGCTCGGCGAGCCGGGAGCTTGCCGAGCAGGTGGCCGACAGTGGCTTCGAGCCTGACCTGATCCTTTCGATCGCCCGCGGCGGGCTGTTCGTCGCAGGCGCGCTCGGCTACGCACTCGACGTGAAGAACCTTCACGTGATGAACGTCGAGTTCTACACCGGAGTCAACGAACGACTCGATCTCCCCGTGATGCTGCCGCCCGTTCCCAACGCGGTCGATCTCGCGGGCGCGACGGTGCTGATCGCCGACGACGTCGCGGACACCGGGGCGACCTTGAAGCTCGTCCGCGACTTCTGCGCCGACCAGGTGGCCGATGTGCGCTGCGCCGTCGTCTACGAGAAACCGGCGTCGACCGTGTCGTGCGAATACGTGTGGCGGCGGACCGACAGGTGGATCAACTTTCCGTGGTCGACGTTGCCGCCCGTCGTCAAACGCACGGGCCAGGTGTTCGACGCATGA
- the acs gene encoding acetate--CoA ligase produces the protein MTEQSPALDNLLTESRTFPPSEQFAAEANATADWYAEADADREAFWAKQAERLHWDTKWDRVLDWSEAPFAKWFVGGKLNVAYNCVDRHVEAGHGDQVAIHWVGEPGDTRDITYAQLKDDVSKAANALTSLGIEAGDRVAIQLQMIPEAIVAMLACARIGAVHSVVFGGFSPSALRQRVDDAEAKVVITSDGQYRRGKAAAMKAGVDEALEGAASVQKVVVVRRTGDNLEGEVPWTEGRDVWWHDLVDAQSAEHTPEAFDSEQPLYILYTSGTTGKPKGILHTSGGYLTQVAYTHDAVFDHKPGKDIYWCTADIGWVTGHSYIVYGPLANRVTQVVYEGTPNTPHEGRHWEIVQKYKVSIYYTAPTLIRTFMKWGADIPAKYDLSSLRVLGSVGEPINPEAWMWYREHIGDNRCPVVDTWWQTETGAIMISPLPGVTAAKPGSAQRPLPGISAKVVDDTATEVGKGGGGYLVLDKPWPSMLRGIWGDNERYRDTYWSRFADKGYYFAGDGAKYDADGDIWLLGRVDDVMNVSGHRISTTEVESALVSHPTVAEAAVVGATDPTTGQGIVAFVILRGAAGEEAGGAEAIQALRDHVSKEIGPIAKPRQIMVVPELPKTRSGKIMRRLLRDVAENRAIGDVTTLADSSVMDLISSGLKTDSED, from the coding sequence ATGACAGAGCAGTCGCCGGCACTCGACAACCTGCTGACCGAGAGCCGCACCTTTCCTCCGAGCGAGCAGTTCGCCGCGGAAGCGAACGCGACGGCAGACTGGTACGCGGAAGCCGACGCCGACAGGGAGGCGTTCTGGGCCAAACAGGCCGAGCGCCTGCACTGGGACACCAAGTGGGATCGCGTACTGGACTGGTCGGAAGCCCCGTTCGCGAAATGGTTCGTCGGCGGCAAGCTCAACGTGGCCTACAACTGCGTCGACCGGCACGTCGAAGCTGGGCACGGCGACCAGGTCGCGATTCACTGGGTCGGCGAACCAGGCGACACCCGCGACATCACCTACGCCCAGCTCAAGGACGACGTCTCCAAGGCGGCCAACGCGCTGACCTCCCTCGGCATCGAGGCAGGCGACCGGGTCGCCATCCAGTTGCAGATGATTCCCGAGGCGATCGTCGCCATGCTCGCGTGCGCGCGCATCGGCGCCGTGCACAGCGTCGTGTTCGGCGGCTTCTCTCCTTCCGCGCTGCGCCAGCGGGTCGACGACGCGGAAGCCAAGGTCGTCATCACTTCCGACGGCCAGTACCGCAGGGGCAAGGCCGCCGCGATGAAGGCCGGCGTGGACGAAGCGCTCGAAGGCGCGGCGAGTGTGCAAAAGGTCGTCGTCGTGCGGCGCACCGGCGACAACCTCGAAGGAGAGGTGCCGTGGACCGAAGGCCGTGACGTGTGGTGGCACGACCTCGTCGACGCGCAATCCGCCGAGCACACCCCCGAGGCGTTCGACTCCGAACAACCGCTCTACATCCTCTACACGTCCGGCACGACGGGGAAGCCGAAGGGGATCCTGCACACGTCGGGCGGATACCTGACCCAGGTCGCCTACACCCACGACGCGGTCTTCGATCACAAGCCGGGCAAGGACATCTACTGGTGCACGGCCGACATCGGCTGGGTCACCGGGCACTCCTACATCGTGTACGGCCCGCTCGCCAACAGGGTCACGCAGGTCGTTTACGAAGGCACACCGAACACGCCGCACGAGGGCAGGCACTGGGAGATCGTCCAGAAGTACAAGGTCTCCATTTACTACACCGCACCGACACTGATCCGCACGTTCATGAAGTGGGGAGCCGACATCCCCGCCAAGTACGACCTGTCCTCGCTGCGGGTGCTCGGCTCGGTCGGCGAACCGATCAACCCCGAGGCGTGGATGTGGTACCGCGAGCACATCGGCGACAACCGTTGCCCCGTCGTCGACACGTGGTGGCAGACCGAAACCGGGGCGATCATGATCTCGCCGCTTCCCGGTGTCACGGCGGCGAAGCCCGGTTCGGCGCAGCGGCCCCTTCCCGGCATCTCGGCCAAGGTCGTCGACGACACCGCGACCGAAGTCGGCAAGGGCGGCGGCGGTTACCTCGTGCTCGACAAGCCGTGGCCTTCGATGCTGCGTGGCATCTGGGGCGACAACGAACGCTACCGCGACACCTACTGGTCGAGGTTCGCCGACAAGGGCTACTACTTCGCGGGTGACGGCGCGAAGTACGACGCCGACGGCGACATCTGGCTACTCGGTAGGGTCGATGACGTCATGAACGTCTCGGGCCACCGGATCTCGACGACGGAGGTGGAGTCGGCGCTCGTGTCGCACCCGACCGTCGCCGAGGCCGCCGTCGTCGGCGCGACCGATCCCACGACAGGACAGGGAATTGTCGCGTTCGTCATCCTGCGCGGCGCGGCAGGCGAGGAAGCTGGTGGCGCCGAAGCGATTCAGGCGTTGCGCGATCACGTGTCCAAAGAGATCGGTCCGATCGCCAAGCCACGGCAGATCATGGTCGTGCCGGAACTTCCGAAGACCCGCTCCGGAAAGATCATGCGGCGGCTGCTGCGCGATGTCGCGGAGAACAGGGCGATCGGCGATGTCACGACGCTCGCCGACAGCTCCGTCATGGATCTGATCTCCAGTGGCCTCAAGACGGACTCGGAAGACTGA
- a CDS encoding choice-of-anchor P family protein codes for MSKRRLAACGVAAASAALTAGMLFAPAASADEAKNSAFALSATGLIKIDPVPYVDDTNGAAEKSVAEIGAEQQLAHVELLNARAGDGFAKSSVAGLSLDLSPLADLGLSKPLLSAEAVEATCDNGVGSSSLANAKLGDIPLDVSAPPNTGVEVPGVASVLLNKQTQNDDGSLTVTAISIEVNGLQTIDVASATCAEAAEVPEQPEPTDPPGDDDNGGDDGDNGDNGGDNGDNGGSQVGAAPVPTPVKAHLDVTG; via the coding sequence TTGTCCAAGAGACGACTCGCCGCCTGTGGTGTCGCAGCGGCCTCCGCCGCGCTGACCGCCGGAATGCTGTTCGCGCCCGCCGCGAGCGCTGACGAGGCGAAGAACTCGGCTTTCGCGCTTTCCGCGACCGGGCTCATCAAGATCGACCCCGTCCCCTACGTCGACGACACGAACGGCGCCGCGGAGAAGTCCGTCGCCGAGATCGGCGCCGAGCAGCAGCTCGCGCACGTCGAACTGCTCAACGCGCGTGCCGGTGACGGCTTCGCGAAGTCGAGCGTCGCGGGCCTCTCGCTCGACCTGAGCCCGCTCGCGGACCTCGGCCTCTCCAAGCCGCTGCTTTCCGCCGAAGCGGTCGAGGCGACGTGCGACAACGGCGTCGGTTCCTCCTCGCTGGCCAACGCGAAGCTCGGCGACATCCCGCTCGACGTTTCCGCGCCGCCCAACACGGGTGTCGAGGTTCCCGGCGTCGCTTCGGTTCTGCTCAACAAGCAGACCCAGAACGACGACGGTTCGCTGACGGTGACCGCGATCTCCATCGAGGTCAACGGTCTCCAGACCATCGACGTCGCTTCGGCCACCTGCGCCGAGGCAGCCGAGGTTCCCGAGCAGCCCGAGCCGACCGACCCTCCCGGTGACGACGACAACGGCGGGGACGACGGCGACAACGGTGACAACGGTGGCGACAACGGTGACAACGGCGGTTCGCAGGTCGGCGCCGCGCCCGTCCCCACCCCCGTCAAGGCTCACCTTGACGTGACCGGCTGA
- a CDS encoding L,D-transpeptidase, producing the protein MDRRGTSRHRGGNRSGRLVAAVAATSLAFLTVACGGEEEAAGGDVAPVAVSQEDLTKLPDATTYGDLPNAAKDSGGESTGKVLHPKKDLVVYNEAGGEPIAKLPTTQVGSPTWVPVIAEKGEWAEILLPTRPNAASGWIHTGTDEVEAAQNDFVVNIDRDDFQLEITKNGESIGSWTIGTGKKEYPTPKGRAYIIASIEETVNDYSPIVLPLSFHSDSHETFGGGPGTVGIHTWPDDSFVGKETSDGCIRVTKEALDELVKLPLGTIVNIV; encoded by the coding sequence ATGGATAGACGTGGCACCTCCCGCCATCGCGGGGGGAATCGGTCGGGACGACTCGTGGCAGCCGTGGCGGCCACCTCGCTCGCTTTTCTCACCGTCGCTTGCGGTGGAGAAGAAGAAGCGGCAGGCGGTGACGTCGCACCGGTCGCGGTCAGCCAAGAGGACCTGACGAAGCTGCCGGACGCCACGACATACGGTGACCTGCCCAACGCCGCGAAGGATTCCGGCGGGGAGAGCACGGGGAAGGTGCTTCACCCCAAGAAGGACCTCGTCGTCTACAACGAGGCCGGCGGCGAGCCCATCGCGAAGCTGCCCACCACGCAGGTCGGTTCGCCGACCTGGGTCCCTGTCATCGCGGAAAAGGGCGAGTGGGCGGAAATCCTGTTGCCCACGAGGCCCAACGCGGCGAGCGGCTGGATCCACACCGGAACCGACGAGGTGGAAGCAGCCCAAAACGATTTCGTGGTCAACATCGATCGTGATGATTTCCAACTCGAAATCACGAAGAACGGCGAGTCGATCGGAAGCTGGACGATCGGCACGGGCAAGAAGGAATACCCGACGCCGAAGGGTCGTGCTTACATCATCGCCTCCATCGAGGAGACGGTGAACGACTACAGCCCCATCGTGCTTCCGCTCAGCTTCCACTCGGACTCGCACGAAACCTTCGGCGGTGGCCCCGGTACCGTCGGAATCCACACCTGGCCTGACGACAGCTTCGTCGGCAAGGAAACGAGTGACGGGTGCATCAGGGTGACCAAGGAAGCTCTCGACGAACTCGTCAAACTCCCGCTCGGAACGATCGTCAACATCGTCTGA
- a CDS encoding DUF6319 family protein, with translation MSLDTSTTPDERLDSTDSAQVEPPEQTAETSNGGTPAESSARESAAPDNETAETPEAESKPKRGRPKGGTARKTRTVELTLTVTGTADGEWQAELKHGSKWVARGLDIPAAAVSRAAKELHADLSVPIDEVINAAREQQQAKVAQLEAELEQAKQTLAELEN, from the coding sequence ATGAGCTTGGACACATCGACAACACCGGACGAGCGGCTGGATTCCACCGATTCCGCGCAGGTGGAGCCACCGGAACAAACGGCCGAGACAAGCAACGGCGGCACACCCGCCGAGTCGTCCGCGCGGGAATCGGCCGCCCCCGACAACGAGACGGCGGAGACACCCGAGGCCGAGAGCAAGCCCAAGCGCGGAAGGCCGAAGGGCGGGACCGCGCGCAAGACCCGCACCGTGGAACTGACACTGACCGTCACCGGCACCGCCGATGGCGAATGGCAGGCCGAACTCAAGCACGGCAGCAAGTGGGTCGCCCGCGGCCTCGACATCCCGGCCGCCGCTGTCTCGCGAGCGGCGAAGGAGTTGCACGCGGACCTGTCGGTCCCCATCGACGAGGTCATCAACGCGGCGCGCGAACAGCAGCAGGCAAAGGTCGCCCAGCTCGAAGCGGAACTTGAGCAGGCGAAGCAGACACTGGCCGAACTGGAAAACTGA
- a CDS encoding VIT1/CCC1 transporter family protein encodes MTDTSGAPRPHSGESHRGIGSKLNWLRAGVLGANDGIVSVAGLVVGVAGATSDRSAIVVAGVAGLVAGALSMAGGEYVSVSTQRDTERAMLRLEKQELRTMPEEEERELAGIYEERGLSPELAARVARELTEKDALQAHADAELRIDPNDLTNPWHAAFASMAAFTVGALLPLLAIVFPPTSWRVWTCVAGVVIGLAITGFTSARLGNARAGRAVARNVGVGLLTMLVTYAVGLLFGVSTG; translated from the coding sequence GTGACCGACACATCCGGGGCGCCACGACCGCACAGCGGCGAAAGCCATCGCGGTATCGGCAGCAAACTCAACTGGCTCAGGGCGGGAGTGCTCGGGGCCAACGACGGCATCGTCTCGGTCGCCGGCCTCGTCGTCGGCGTCGCGGGCGCGACGAGTGATCGCTCGGCCATCGTCGTCGCCGGGGTAGCCGGTCTGGTGGCGGGCGCGCTGTCGATGGCGGGCGGCGAATACGTATCCGTCAGCACCCAGCGCGACACCGAACGCGCCATGCTCCGGCTGGAGAAGCAGGAACTGCGCACCATGCCGGAGGAAGAAGAGCGCGAACTCGCCGGCATCTACGAGGAACGGGGCCTTTCCCCAGAACTTGCCGCGAGGGTGGCTCGCGAGCTGACCGAGAAGGACGCCCTGCAAGCGCACGCCGACGCCGAGTTGCGCATCGACCCGAACGACCTCACCAACCCGTGGCACGCCGCGTTCGCTTCGATGGCAGCCTTCACCGTCGGCGCGCTCCTTCCGCTACTCGCGATCGTGTTCCCTCCGACCTCATGGCGAGTGTGGACCTGCGTCGCCGGAGTCGTGATCGGACTGGCCATCACCGGTTTCACCAGCGCCCGGCTCGGCAACGCGCGGGCAGGTAGGGCCGTCGCGCGAAATGTCGGCGTCGGCCTGCTGACGATGCTGGTCACCTACGCCGTCGGCCTGCTCTTCGGAGTCAGCACCGGCTAG